From a single Streptomyces liliifuscus genomic region:
- a CDS encoding YqjF family protein — protein sequence MSITSSEPEPITPDAPVALSRPLLTQQWLDLTFVHWAVDPAAVAGLLPDGTVPDTVDGVTFVGLVAFRMHKVGWLRLPGVPYFGSFPETNVRLYSVDAHGRRGVVFRSMDASRLLPVVMGRLAFRLPYVWSRMSVRTGEDTVGYTSARRLPGPRGAYSRLVVRPGERITEPTGLEHFLTARWGMHNPFFSDAGFLPNDHPRWPLHRATLVACEENLVESAGLPTPVGEPVSVLYSPGVPVRLGRPIPPPRG from the coding sequence GTGTCGATCACTTCGTCCGAGCCGGAACCGATCACGCCCGACGCCCCGGTCGCACTGAGCCGTCCCCTGCTCACCCAGCAGTGGCTGGACCTCACCTTCGTGCACTGGGCAGTGGATCCGGCCGCCGTGGCGGGACTGCTGCCGGACGGCACCGTTCCCGACACCGTGGACGGTGTCACGTTCGTCGGGCTGGTCGCGTTCCGGATGCACAAGGTGGGCTGGCTGCGCCTGCCGGGCGTGCCGTACTTCGGCTCCTTCCCGGAGACCAATGTGCGCCTGTACTCGGTGGACGCGCACGGTCGGCGGGGGGTGGTCTTCCGCTCCATGGACGCGTCCCGGCTCCTGCCGGTGGTCATGGGGCGACTCGCCTTCCGGCTGCCGTACGTGTGGTCCCGTATGTCCGTGCGGACCGGCGAGGACACCGTCGGCTACACCAGCGCGAGGCGCCTGCCGGGACCGCGAGGCGCGTACAGCCGGCTCGTCGTGAGGCCCGGGGAGCGCATAACCGAGCCGACCGGCCTTGAGCACTTCCTGACCGCCCGGTGGGGCATGCACAACCCGTTCTTCAGCGACGCGGGCTTTCTGCCGAACGACCATCCACGCTGGCCGCTGCACCGGGCGACGCTGGTCGCGTGCGAGGAGAACCTCGTCGAGTCGGCCGGGCTGCCGACGCCGGTCGGGGAACCGGTGAGCGTGCTGTACTCCCCGGGGGTTCCCGTGCGTCTCGGGCGCCCGATTCCTCCGCCGCGCGGATGA
- a CDS encoding SpoIIE family protein phosphatase, with protein MTGRAEHDTRTPGRLAALLTGITAEAIGAADGFAGGVYLRSSTPGLLRLAVLSGLPGPLFRPWWRLHVDRRFPVADAYRLGVQVVLPDATETMRRYPQFAAGLPFQFGSVYVPVVGGSTVYGVLTLLRPSTSDATTVLPDRDRMAQLAEDLGAALRSLEDIDGSPVAWDDEPLCVRPPAAGPPAVPIGRFAWDPATNVVTADNRLRALLGVAPGQSADTPQALADTVAAADSHQILAALRETAAGRPPPLPLHVHALDGTLRLMELWTPHDASAPPGGHPVRGIVLDPHVGSAADKAADLLPEGVFCLDRLGLILYANPRAAEILGRPRSELLGRTLWEAVPWLDRPAYEDHLREALLSPHPVHCHVVRPLKDEEEPLADPHGGDWFSLSVYPGPGILTCKLVPADRMADRPPDPAPQSGAEAPADAPLADGSPDAVTSMAPLYRPIILAIALTEAVTAQQVSAVVMQELLPAFGGRRLAIYLLQDRHLYLAWESGFPKGFLAPFDGVGLDTRLPGVETLTTGRPLFFESMHQLTAAYPGIPLDATEGARAFLPLIASGRPVGSCILGFDRPRDFSTEERTVLTALAGLIAHAMEKAHRYDTEAALARGLQQALLPRRLSGHPRVETVGRYLAGTQGMDVGGDWYDVVESGDGLALVIGDVQGHGVQAAATMGQLRSAVRAFALGDHPPDEVLSGTNRLLIDLDPGLFASCCYIRLDPLTGLARVARAGHPPPILRFPDGRTHVLDIPGGVVLGVDGHAQYPVTELQLEPGAILALYTDGLVERPGVDIDEGITALRVALARAGSPAARPGGRSLAAVADRLTAKARHVADRPDDIALLLTARRPMSGRHR; from the coding sequence ATGACTGGGAGAGCCGAGCACGACACCCGGACGCCCGGACGCCTGGCCGCACTGCTGACCGGGATCACGGCGGAGGCGATCGGTGCGGCCGACGGCTTCGCGGGAGGCGTGTACCTGCGGTCCAGTACGCCCGGGCTGCTGCGGCTGGCCGTGCTCTCGGGGCTGCCGGGACCCCTGTTCCGCCCCTGGTGGCGCCTGCACGTCGACCGTCGGTTCCCCGTCGCGGACGCCTACCGGCTGGGCGTCCAGGTGGTGCTCCCGGACGCCACGGAGACGATGCGCCGCTACCCCCAGTTCGCGGCGGGCCTGCCGTTCCAGTTCGGATCCGTGTACGTCCCCGTGGTCGGGGGCTCCACGGTCTACGGCGTACTGACCCTCCTGCGCCCCTCGACGTCGGACGCCACCACCGTGCTGCCCGACCGTGACCGCATGGCTCAGCTGGCCGAGGATCTGGGCGCGGCCCTGCGGAGCCTGGAGGACATCGACGGGTCTCCGGTCGCCTGGGACGACGAACCGCTGTGCGTGCGGCCACCGGCCGCTGGTCCTCCCGCCGTGCCCATCGGGCGTTTCGCCTGGGATCCGGCGACGAATGTCGTGACCGCCGACAACCGTCTGCGTGCCCTGCTCGGAGTGGCGCCGGGACAGTCCGCCGACACCCCGCAGGCGCTCGCGGACACCGTGGCCGCCGCCGACTCCCATCAGATCCTGGCCGCCCTGCGGGAGACGGCCGCGGGCAGACCGCCGCCGCTGCCCCTGCACGTGCACGCCCTGGACGGCACTCTTCGGCTGATGGAGCTCTGGACCCCGCACGACGCGTCCGCACCACCCGGAGGGCACCCGGTCCGCGGCATCGTCCTCGATCCACACGTCGGCTCGGCGGCCGACAAGGCAGCCGACCTGCTCCCGGAGGGCGTGTTCTGCCTCGACCGGCTGGGCCTGATCCTCTACGCGAATCCGCGGGCGGCGGAGATCCTGGGCCGCCCGCGGTCCGAACTGCTGGGCCGCACCCTGTGGGAGGCGGTGCCGTGGCTGGACCGGCCCGCCTACGAGGACCATCTGCGGGAAGCCCTCCTGTCACCGCATCCGGTGCACTGCCACGTCGTACGGCCGCTCAAGGACGAGGAGGAGCCTCTCGCGGATCCCCACGGAGGTGACTGGTTCTCGCTCTCCGTCTATCCGGGTCCCGGCATCCTGACCTGCAAGCTCGTTCCGGCCGACCGCATGGCGGACCGGCCTCCCGACCCGGCGCCGCAATCCGGGGCAGAGGCACCGGCCGACGCGCCGCTGGCCGACGGATCCCCGGACGCGGTCACCTCCATGGCTCCGCTGTACCGCCCGATCATCCTCGCGATCGCGCTGACCGAGGCGGTCACCGCCCAACAGGTGTCCGCGGTCGTGATGCAGGAACTGCTGCCGGCCTTCGGCGGCCGTCGGCTCGCCATCTATCTGCTCCAGGACCGGCATCTGTATCTGGCCTGGGAATCGGGCTTCCCCAAGGGATTCCTCGCGCCGTTCGACGGGGTCGGTCTCGACACCCGGCTGCCCGGCGTGGAGACCCTCACCACCGGCCGGCCGCTCTTCTTCGAGTCGATGCACCAGCTCACGGCCGCCTATCCCGGCATCCCGCTCGACGCGACGGAGGGAGCCCGCGCGTTCCTGCCCCTCATCGCCTCCGGGCGCCCCGTCGGCTCCTGCATTCTCGGCTTCGACCGTCCCCGCGACTTCAGCACCGAGGAACGCACGGTGCTCACCGCCCTCGCCGGGCTGATCGCCCACGCCATGGAGAAGGCACACCGCTACGACACCGAGGCCGCGCTCGCCCGCGGTCTCCAGCAGGCTCTCCTCCCCCGGCGGCTGTCGGGCCATCCGCGGGTGGAGACCGTCGGGCGCTATCTGGCGGGCACCCAGGGAATGGACGTGGGAGGGGACTGGTACGACGTCGTCGAGTCCGGGGACGGTCTCGCCCTGGTCATCGGCGACGTACAGGGACACGGCGTCCAGGCCGCCGCGACCATGGGGCAACTGCGCAGCGCGGTAAGGGCCTTCGCGCTCGGCGACCATCCGCCCGACGAGGTCCTCAGCGGCACCAACCGTCTTCTGATCGACCTCGATCCCGGGCTGTTCGCCAGTTGCTGCTACATCCGGCTGGACCCCCTCACCGGTCTGGCCCGGGTCGCCCGCGCCGGGCATCCCCCACCGATCCTGCGCTTCCCGGACGGCCGCACCCACGTCCTGGACATCCCCGGCGGCGTCGTGCTCGGCGTCGACGGACACGCTCAGTACCCGGTGACGGAGTTGCAGCTGGAGCCCGGCGCCATCCTCGCGCTCTACACGGACGGGCTGGTCGAGCGGCCGGGCGTCGACATCGACGAGGGCATCACCGCGCTGCGCGTGGCCCTGGCCCGGGCCGGTTCGCCCGCCGCCCGCCCCGGCGGCCGCTCGCTGGCCGCGGTCGCCGACCGCCTCACCGCGAAGGCCCGGCACGTCGCCGACCGCCCCGACGACATAGCGCTGCTGCTGACGGCACGCCGCCCGATGTCGGGGCGCCACCGCTGA
- a CDS encoding CsbD family protein, giving the protein MARNQKARAKTEQAKGKAKEVAGRTVGNERLTAEGRAEQSKGDARQAKEKTKDIFRH; this is encoded by the coding sequence GTGGCCAGGAACCAGAAGGCACGAGCCAAGACTGAGCAGGCCAAGGGCAAGGCCAAGGAGGTTGCGGGCCGCACGGTCGGCAACGAGCGGCTGACCGCCGAGGGCCGGGCCGAGCAGTCCAAGGGTGACGCCCGCCAGGCCAAGGAAAAGACGAAGGACATATTCCGGCACTGA
- a CDS encoding DEAD/DEAH box helicase, translating into MNRSARTNEGFSKGRKDGFGGSGRGGRARPQGQGRPVTRSGGGGRRPAAVQGEFTPPTTVTPGLPAVATFGELGLPTELLDTLTRLGVTEPFPIQAATLPNSLAGRDVLGRGRTGSGKTLAFGLALLVRLAGRRAEPRKPLAMILVPTRELAQQVTDALTPYARPLKLRLATVVGGMSIGRQAGALRGGAEVVVATPGRLMDLVERKDCRLDRVEITVLDEADQMADMGFMPQVTELLDQVRPDGQRMLFSATLDRNIDLLVRRYLHDPVVHSVDPSAGTVTTMEHHVLYVHGADKHAAATEIAARDGRVLMFLDTKHAVDQFTRHLLGSGVRAAALHGGKSQPQRTRTLAQFKDGQVTVLVATNVAARGIHIDDLDLVVNVDPPADHKDYLHRGGRTARAGESGSVVTLVLPNQRRDMTRLMSDARIRPQITQVRSGEAELSRITGAQAPSGIPVNGSAPVTERPQRGGTPFRGMGTRPGRAGGESRRSAEARQTAEARKAARVRRGA; encoded by the coding sequence ATGAACCGTTCAGCTCGCACGAACGAAGGTTTTTCCAAGGGCCGCAAGGACGGCTTCGGCGGTTCCGGCCGGGGCGGCCGGGCCCGCCCGCAGGGCCAGGGACGACCCGTCACCCGGTCGGGTGGCGGCGGACGCAGGCCCGCCGCGGTCCAGGGCGAGTTCACACCGCCGACCACCGTCACCCCGGGCCTCCCCGCTGTCGCGACCTTCGGTGAACTGGGCCTTCCCACCGAGTTGCTGGACACGCTCACCCGCCTCGGCGTGACCGAGCCGTTCCCGATCCAGGCCGCCACGCTGCCGAACTCCCTCGCGGGCCGTGACGTCCTCGGCCGCGGCCGCACCGGCTCCGGCAAGACGCTCGCCTTCGGTCTGGCACTCCTCGTGCGCCTGGCCGGGCGGCGTGCCGAGCCCCGGAAGCCGCTCGCGATGATCCTCGTTCCCACCCGTGAGCTGGCCCAGCAGGTCACCGACGCGCTGACTCCGTATGCCCGGCCGCTCAAGCTGCGGCTGGCCACCGTCGTCGGCGGTATGTCGATCGGCCGGCAGGCCGGGGCGCTGCGGGGCGGTGCCGAGGTCGTCGTCGCGACCCCGGGCCGGCTCATGGATCTCGTCGAGCGCAAGGACTGCCGTCTGGACCGGGTGGAGATCACCGTCCTGGACGAGGCTGACCAGATGGCCGACATGGGCTTCATGCCCCAGGTCACCGAGCTGCTCGACCAGGTACGGCCCGACGGCCAGCGGATGTTGTTCTCGGCCACCCTGGACCGCAACATCGACCTCCTCGTCCGGCGCTACCTCCACGACCCGGTGGTCCACTCGGTCGACCCGTCGGCGGGCACGGTCACCACGATGGAGCACCACGTGCTGTACGTGCACGGGGCCGACAAGCACGCCGCAGCCACGGAGATCGCCGCCCGCGACGGGCGGGTGCTGATGTTCCTGGACACCAAGCACGCCGTGGACCAGTTCACCCGGCACCTGCTGGGCAGCGGGGTGCGGGCCGCGGCGCTGCACGGCGGCAAGTCGCAGCCCCAGCGCACTCGCACGCTGGCCCAGTTCAAGGACGGCCAGGTCACGGTGCTCGTGGCGACCAATGTCGCGGCCCGGGGCATCCACATCGACGACCTCGACCTCGTCGTCAACGTGGACCCGCCCGCCGACCACAAGGACTATCTCCACCGCGGAGGCCGTACGGCCCGTGCCGGGGAGTCCGGCAGTGTCGTCACGCTGGTGCTGCCCAATCAGCGCCGTGACATGACCCGTCTGATGTCCGACGCCCGCATCAGGCCGCAGATCACCCAGGTCCGCTCCGGAGAGGCCGAGCTGAGCCGCATCACCGGTGCTCAGGCGCCCTCCGGGATCCCCGTCAACGGAAGCGCGCCGGTCACGGAGCGCCCCCAGCGCGGCGGTACCCCCTTCCGTGGCATGGGCACCCGTCCGGGCCGTGCCGGTGGCGAGTCCCGCCGGTCCGCCGAGGCCCGGCAGACGGCCGAGGCCCGCAAGGCCGCCCGGGTCCGCCGCGGCGCCTAG
- a CDS encoding cold-shock protein: MATGTVKWFNSEKGFGFIEQEGGGPDVFAHYSNIATQGFRELQEGQKVNFDITQGQKGPQAENITPA; the protein is encoded by the coding sequence ATGGCTACTGGAACCGTCAAGTGGTTCAACTCGGAAAAGGGCTTCGGCTTCATCGAGCAGGAGGGCGGCGGCCCCGACGTCTTCGCCCACTACTCGAACATCGCCACCCAGGGCTTTCGTGAGCTCCAGGAGGGCCAGAAGGTGAACTTCGACATCACCCAGGGTCAGAAGGGCCCGCAGGCGGAGAACATCACGCCTGCCTGA
- a CDS encoding YihY/virulence factor BrkB family protein: protein MGTAEHVPQTRDMIGEELSGDEALTALRRYGGRRLLVDAFSRFRYADGFTSARSLGFQVVLGMVPFTIALVGVATTVHTESVGRIIELTLSRIVPGASAELVEDALAETERSAGSGIWSALAMWLGLAFAVLNLASAMAQVERGANRIYGIERDRPLLAKYGRSLLLALAAGMPMVLGFLVLVAGDAVGESVVQALGWSRDNLDWWGPLQVPLGVVFVWVASAVIFRWAPRRDQPGYTWLAFGSAVHLVLWVTATWLLAFYVASSGSFGAVYGPLTAFVALLLWANLTGVALFLGVAFAAQLEAARAGITDAVKPDPGPGP, encoded by the coding sequence ATGGGGACCGCTGAGCACGTTCCGCAGACGCGGGACATGATCGGGGAGGAGCTGTCCGGCGACGAGGCGCTCACCGCGCTGCGCCGCTACGGGGGCCGTCGCCTGCTGGTGGACGCGTTCTCCCGCTTCCGCTACGCGGACGGCTTCACCAGTGCACGCTCCCTCGGCTTCCAGGTGGTCCTGGGCATGGTGCCCTTCACCATCGCCCTGGTGGGCGTCGCCACCACCGTCCACACCGAGAGCGTCGGCCGGATCATCGAACTCACCCTCAGCCGGATCGTGCCCGGCGCCAGCGCCGAACTGGTCGAGGACGCCCTGGCCGAGACCGAGCGCAGTGCAGGGTCCGGGATCTGGAGCGCCCTGGCGATGTGGCTGGGCCTGGCCTTCGCCGTACTCAACCTGGCTTCGGCCATGGCCCAGGTCGAAAGGGGCGCCAACCGCATCTACGGGATCGAGCGCGACCGTCCGCTTCTGGCCAAGTACGGCCGGTCCCTGCTGCTCGCCCTCGCGGCGGGCATGCCGATGGTCCTCGGGTTCCTCGTCCTGGTCGCCGGTGACGCGGTGGGGGAGTCGGTGGTCCAGGCCCTCGGCTGGTCGCGCGACAACCTCGACTGGTGGGGGCCGCTCCAGGTGCCGCTGGGCGTGGTGTTCGTCTGGGTCGCCTCGGCGGTGATCTTCCGCTGGGCTCCCCGCAGGGACCAGCCGGGCTACACCTGGCTCGCCTTCGGCTCGGCGGTCCATCTGGTGCTGTGGGTCACGGCCACCTGGCTGTTGGCGTTCTACGTCGCCAGCAGCGGGTCCTTCGGTGCCGTGTACGGACCGCTCACCGCCTTCGTCGCCCTGCTGCTGTGGGCGAACCTCACCGGTGTCGCGCTCTTCCTCGGCGTCGCCTTCGCCGCCCAGCTCGAAGCCGCCCGCGCCGGAATCACCGACGCCGTGAAACCGGACCCGGGGCCCGGCCCCTGA